One Amaranthus tricolor cultivar Red isolate AtriRed21 chromosome 10, ASM2621246v1, whole genome shotgun sequence genomic window carries:
- the LOC130824885 gene encoding uncharacterized mitochondrial protein AtMg00810-like, giving the protein MGKSTIFVAVYVDDILLTENHLEEMDSLKTFLHSRFKIKDLGSLHYFLGIEFLQGSHGIIMTQRKFKEELLKEFDQRNATPAHCPLESNLKLRPDSGTPIPIPSLYRKLVGKLNYLTNTRPDLAYAVQYLSQFMQDPRDPHWQAALHTLRYLSRDYNKGIYLNASTNLTLEAYYDSDLASCANTRRSVSGYFILLGGSPISWKSKKQATVSTLPAIVPIPLKCDSQAAIYIAKNPVYHERTKHIDLDCHFVREKLQDGLISLQYVPTQHQLADVFTKSLLGPAHHNLFLTTSVDSNLSPHSSVPQSLSRSPSPSRVAPAPVIITRQSTVDTRVLDSDIAHSPQATSLPADSHRILLPSPHRRI; this is encoded by the exons ATGGGCAAAAGTACTATATTTGTAGCAGTTTATGTGGATGACATTTTACTTACTGAAAATCATTTAGAGGAAATGGATTCCTTGAAAACATTCTTGCATTCCAGATTCAAGATCAAGGATTTGGGTTCTTTACATTACTTTCTTGGTATAGAATTCTTACAAGGATCTCATGGTATAATCATGACACAGAGAAAATTTAAAGAAGAGTTATTGAAGGAATTTGATCAACGGAATGCTACACCTGCACATTGCCCTTTGGAAAGCAATCTGAAGTTAAGACCTGACTCTGGCACTCCTATCCCAATTCCCAGTCTTTATAGGAAATTGGTTGGCAAGTTAAACTACTTAACAAATACAAGACCTGATCTTGCTTATGCAGTACAATACTTAAGTCAATTCATGCAAGATCCAAGAGATCCTCACTGGCAAGCAGCACTGCATACTTTGAGATATCTGAGCAGAGACTATAATAAAGGTATTTATCTTAATGCATCCACAAATTTAACCCTTGAAGCCTATTATGACTCAGATTTGGCTTCCTGTGCCAACACTAGGAGATCTGTCAGTGGCTACTTCATCCTTCTAGGTGGTAGTCCCATTTCATGGAAGAGTAAAAAGCAAGCTACGGTCTCTACATTACCTGCAATTGTTCCTATTCCTCTCAAATGTGATAGCCAGGCTGCTATCTACATTGCCAAGAACCCAGTCTATCACGAGCGCACCAAACACATTGATCTTGATTGTCACTTTGTGAGAGAAAAACTGCAAGATGGTCTAATTAGTTTGCAATATGTGCCCACTCAACACCAATTAGCAGATGTCTTCACCAAGAGCCTTTTAGGGCCTGCTCATCACAATCTG TTTCTCACTACCTCAGTAGACAGTAACCTCAGTCCTCACTCCTCAGTACCTCAATCACTCTCGCGTTCTCCTTCTCCATCACGCGTAGCTCCTGCCCCTGTAATCATCACTCGACAGTCGACAGTCGACACTCGAGTACTCGACAGCGACATCGCCCACAGCCCACAGGCGACCTCACTCCCTGCCGACAGCCACCGTATACTCCTCCCCTCTCCTCACAGGCGGATTTGA
- the LOC130824886 gene encoding F-box protein CPR1-like: MTTFSSINNIVRTFGSSNGLIALCCEYPDDSLFVDIVLFNPSINSYVSLPHYDPPKSPITMRSGFSFEYDNLNDDYKIVKRTDYLPQNSVWLREVNVYNLRDNCWKTVHVESMNHMRLQSFYGYALIDNIIYYIFNAHLENNPLLRGFDLASYKWSDIALPDFEGHEMKCTDIAGLGVLDDCLCVVSSVLPEKEGAYVWVMKEYGVWSKLFDVNDAINVGALIGAPISCSNGGDELILKRRDEDGLHCYNIKRKVIKPVIVICNRCYIRDVFLCVESLIFTDNMIEVGNEDADNCDL; the protein is encoded by the coding sequence ATGACAACATTTTCTTCCATTAACAACATAGTTAGAACTTTTGGATCTTCCAATGGATTAATCGCCTTATGTTGTGAGTATCCTGATGATTCTTTATTTGTCGACATTGTTCTGTTCAACCCCTCTATTAATTCATATGTTTCTTTGCCCCATTATGATCCACCTAAAAGTCCAATTACTATGAGATCTGGGTTTAGTTTTGAGTACGATAATTTGAATGATGATTACAAAATTGTGAAAAGGACTGATTATCTTCCGCAAAATAGTGTATGGTTAAGGGAAGTTAATGTTTATAATTTGAGAGATAATTGTTGGAAGACAGTCCATGTTGAATCTATGAATCATATGCGTTTGCAATCATTTTACGGATATGCTCTCATCGACAATATAATTTACTACATATTCAATGCGCATCTGGAAAATAATCCCCTGTTACGAGGGTTTGATCTTGCATCCTATAAATGGAGCGACATTGCCTTACCAGATTTTGAGGGTCATGAAATGAAATGTACTGATATTGCTGGTTTAGGGGTATTGGATGATTGTTTATGCGTAGTGAGTTCAGTTTTGCCAGAAAAAGAGGGTGCTTATGTATGGGTGATGAAAGAATATGGTGTGTGGAGTAAATTGTTTGATGTGAATGACGCCATTAATGTTGGAGCTTTGATTGGAGCTCCGATTTCGTGTTCAAATGGAGGAGATGAACTGATTTTGAAGAGACGAGATGAAGATGGTCTTCATTGTTATAATATTAAGAGAAAAGTGATTAAACCTGTTATTGTGATTTGTAACAGGTGTTATATTCGTGATGTTTTTCTTTGTGTGGAAAGTCTTATTTTTACTGATAACATGATTGAAGTTGGAAATGAAGATGCAGATAATTGTGATTTGTAA